The DNA window CGGGCTGGCTGGGGCGCGCAGTGTCGAGGCACGCATCGTGAAGCTGGCCGATGAGGAGAATAGCAACAACAACGCGCAACTGCGGTTGGTGAATGTCGAGAGTTTGAAGCCGCGCATTCTCTATATCGAAGGCGAGCCGAAGTGGGACTTCAAGTTCATTCGCCGCGCGCTTGATGGGGATCGCAATGTCCAACTGACGACGATGCTGCGGACGACACAGAACAAGATCTATCGCCAAGGGGTAGAGAACGCGAAGGAACTGGAGCAGGGTTTTCCAGATAAGGAAGAAGAACTGTTCAAGTTCAGCGGGCTGATGATTGGCGGTGTCGAGGCGAGCTACTTTACGCCGAAGCAGCAGACGATGATCAAGGACTTTGCCGACCGCCGCGGCGGCGGGGTGATGTTTGTGGCGGGTCGGGGTGCGCTGAACGATGGCGGCTATGCGGCCAGTTCGATTGCAGAGATCATTCCGGTGACGCTGAGTGACCGCAAGGGAACTTTTCATCGCGATCCGGCAACGGCGGAACTGACGCAGGCGGGCCGCGATAGTCTGATTGTCCGCATTGAAGAAGACGCGGCAAAGAATGTTGAGCGCTGGAAGACTTTGCCGTTTATGGCGAATTATCAGGAGACTGGCACGGCCAAGGCGGGCGCAACGGTATTGATTGATGCACTGCCAACCAGCAAAGGACGCTTTCCGCTGTTGGTGACCGAGCGCTATGGCCGCGGCCGCACGGCCGTGTTTGCCAGCAGCGGCACCTGGCGCTGGCAGATGAGCCAGGATGCCAAAGACATGAGTCATGAATTGTTCTGGCAGCAGCTTTTGCGCTGGCTGGTGAGCGAGACGCCGGCTCAGATTGCGGCGAGTCCAAGCAAGCAGGTGTTGCTCGATGAGGGGAATCTGGAGTTCCGGGCGGACATTCGGGATAAGGCCTATCATCCGGTGAGCGCGGCGACGGTGGAGGCGCGGGTGTTGGGTCCGGGTGGTGCGGCTTCGATGATTCCGCTGACGCCCGATGCGACGCAGCCGGGGATCTTCACTGCGAAGTGGGATGCGCCGAAGGCCGGCAGCTATGTTGTCGAAGTACTGGCGAAGAATGGCAAGGAAGAGATGGGCCGCGATGTTTTCACCTTTGTGCGGCAGGATGGGGTTGCCGAGAATTTTCATGCGGAGCAGAACAAGCAGTTGCTCGAAGGCTTGAGCCGGCAGACGAATGGCAACTATTACACGCCGGCGACGGCGAGCACACTGCCCGAAGATATTGCTTATTCTGAAGCCGGCGTCACGACACGCGAGACAAAGGATCTTTGGAATATGCCCGCATTCTTTCTCGCGCTGTTTGGCGCGAAAGGTGCGGAATGGCTGCTACGCCGCCGTTGGGGAGCTGTCTAGATGAAGCTGTTATTTCTACTTGCGTCTCCGGTGATGGCCGCGACCTTCTATGTGAATGTCGGCGGACTGGGCGGACAGGAAGATTACGAGACTCGCTTCAAGAGCAACATTGAAGAACTGGATAAGCTGACCAAGGCAGCGCCCGATGCAAAGGTGTTCAGTGTCAGCGGCGCGCAGGCTACGAAAGTGCGTCTGAAGGAAATCTTCGCGCAGGTGGCCCACGAGGCGAAGCCAGACGATACGGTTGTGGTGACCTTGATCGGCCATGGCACCTTTGACGGCTTTGACTATAAGTTCAATCTGCCGGGCCCGGACATGGCGGCGAAGGATCTGGCCTTGTGGATGTTGCCCATTGCGGCAAAACGCCAGGTGGTGGTGAACACGACGAGTGCGAGTGGCGGCAGCCTGGCTGCCTTGCGCCAGGAAGGGCGCGTCGTCATTACGGCAACCAAGAGCGGCACCGAGAAGCTGTCGACGGTGTTTCCGCGTTACTGGCTCGAGGCCTTGCGCGACCCGCAGGCCGATGCCGACAAGAACGAGACGATTACGGCGCTTGAAGCCTATCGCTACGCCGAGTCAAAGACCACGAAGTACTACGAGACGAACAAGCGTCTGGCGACCGAGCATCCGTTGCTGGCCGATACGGCCAGTGCGGCTGGATTCCGTATTCCCGATACGACCAAGGGCGAAGCGGTGATTGCGATGCGGACGCCTGTCTTGTTGCTGGGAAGCCTGCAGAATGCGGCGAAGACTCCCGAGAAGCAGGCGCTCTTGCGGCAGCGGGAAGCGCTCGAGCAGCAGGTGGACAATCTGAAGCTGCGCAAGGCGGCGATGCCGGCCGATCAATACCGGCTGGAGCTGCGCAATCTGATTCTGCAACTGGCTCGTGTCCAGCAGGAGTTGGACAAGTGATGAAAGTCAGCCTCATCGGCCTGCTCACGATGTCTGCGCTGCTGGCGCAGGCTCCGATGCCGAAGGTGAAGATGCTGAGCGCTGTGAAGCCAACTTATGACACCTCAAAGGCGGCGCGATGCTGGGACTTGCGCAAGCAGCGTAAGGTCGTGGAGTCGACGCAGTGCTTTGTCGGCTTGCTGGCGGAAAAAGAAGCGGCGATCCAGGCAGAGGGTCTTTGGGGCACGGGCAAGTATGAGGATGCGCTGCGGGAGTTTGACCTCGCTCGTGAGGTACACCCGCAGGATGCGGAAGTGCGGATTCGCGAAGGGGCGTTGTTCTTTGAGCGCTTTAATGAGCCGGAGGCGATCAAGTCCGTTTCTGAGGCCCTGGAGATGGATGCGGCCAATGTGCGGGGCCTGATGTTGATGGCCAAGATCTTGTCGAAGCGATTCGATACGAAGGCGGTCGAGCTGGCGCAGCGTGCCGCTGCCGCTGACCCGAAGCTGTACCAGGCTCATGAACTGCTCGCGCAGTTGGCGCTTGAGAATTCTGAACCCGTGAAGGCCGCCGAGGAGGCGCAGAAGGCGCTCGCGATCAACGCGAAGGCACTGAATGCAATGGCGACTCTGGGGACCATCGAACTGCTGCAGAACCGGCCGACCGATCAGATCGAGAAGGTGCTGGCGATTGATCCTAGCTATGGAGAAGCCTGGTATTGGGTAGGCCATCACTTTGTTCTGAACCGCCGCTATGAAGAGGCGATTGCATACTACAAGAAGGCTGTCGCCTTGACGCCAGACTTGTGGGTGGCACGCGAACAGCTTGGCATCAATTTGATGCGCACGGGAAAGCCAGAGCCGGCCCGGGTGGAACTAGAGACGGCTTATAACGCTGGATTCACTTCGACCGAAGTGGTGAACTCGCTGCGGCTGATGGACAAGTATTCAAAGTTCATCTCGACGAAGTTTGAGGGCGGTGAGCTGCGCCTGGACCAGAAGGAATCAGCGATTCTGCAGCCTTACTTTGAGCAGGAAGTGCGCAAGGCCCGGCTGAGCTTTGAGGCGAAGTACAAGATGCATCTCGATGCACCGCTGGAGGTGGAGGTCTATCCGAATCACGAAGACTTTGCTGTGCGCACGATGGGCATGCCGGGGCTGGGAGCCACCGGCGTGAGCTTTGGTCCGGTGGTGGCGATGGATTCGCCGTCGGCCCGCAAGGCCGGTGAGTATCACTGGGCCTCGACGCTTTGGCATGAGTTGAGCCATAGCTACATCCTGGTGGCGACGAAGTTTCTGACGCCGCGCTGGTACACCGAAGGCATCAGTGTTCATGAGGAGACAATGGTGTCGCCCGAGTGGGGCGATCCGCCCGATCCGGGGACGCTGCTGGCTTTGAAGGAAAAGAAGTTTCTGCCGATTGCCGAACTCGATCGTGGCTTTGTGCGGCCGAAGGAACCGAATCAGGTGCAGTTGAGCTATTTCCAGGCAGGGCAGGCGATTGACTGGATTGTCCTGACCTATGGCCAGGACAGGCTGAACGCGATGACCAAGGGATTTTCCGAGCACAAGACCACGGTTGAGGTGATTGCCGAGCAGTTGAAGCTGAAGCCCGAAGAGTTTGATGAAAAGCTCTATGCGTTCATGAATGAGCGCTACGGCAAGGCGGCTTCAAAGATGAAAGAGATTCGCGAGGCGATGGCGGCGGCAAGCAAGGCCTTGACTGCGAAGGACTACGATACGGCGATCGCCGAAGGCAAGAAGGCAACGGATGGCTATCCGGTGACGGCGATGTTGCCGGTGGGTTATGAGTTGTTGTCGAAGGCCTATCTGGCGAAGAAGGACAAGGCGAAGGCTCGCGAAGTACTGCGGGAATACGCGAAGGCAGCGGGCCGCAATCCGGAAACTTTGAAGCAACTCGCGCAGTTGGAGGAAGAGGGGGGCGATAAAGCGATGGCCGCCGCCGCGCTCCAGCGTCTGATGTATATTTCGCCGGTGGGGGACGAGGATCTGCATCGCAAGCTGGGCGAATACTATCTTGATCTCCAACAGCCGCAGCGCGCGCTGCCTGCTTTCCAGGCCCAATTGGCCTCAAAGCCGGTGGACCCCGCGGGTGCATATTACAATTTGGCCAGAAGCTACCTGGCCTTGTCTCGCCGCCCCGAAGCGAAAGAGGCGCTGTTCCAATCGCTCGAATTGGCACCCAGCTTCAAGCCGGCCCAGAAGTTGTTACTCGAGCTTGAGAGCCGTTCGAGCAATCAATAATCCAAGGAATCATTCATGAGCACGATCCCGACTGAAACGCCCATCGACACGACTGATATCAAAGCCCGCGTGGCGCGTTTTCAAAGCGTTCAACAATCACTGGTCAGCGAAGTTCACAAGGTCATCGTGGGCCAGGAAGAAGTGCTGGATCAAGTGCAGATCGCGCTCTTCGTCGGTGGACATTGTCTGATCACCGGCCTGCCGGGTACGGCCAAGACTTTGCTGGTGCGGACTCTGGCCGACATCCTCGGTTTGAAGTTTACCCGCATCCAGTTCACGCCCGACCTGATGCCGTCTGACATCACCGGCACCGACATTATCGAAGAAGATCCGGCCACGGGACGGCGCACCTGGAACTTTGTCCAGGGTCCGATTTTTGGCAATGTGGTGCTGGCCGACGAAATCAATCGCACGCCTCCAAAGACGCAATCGGCTTTGCTCGAGGCGATGCAGGAGCGCACGGTGACGGTGCGCGGCAATCACTACAAACTGCCGAGCCCCTTCTTTGTGCTGGCGACGCAGAACCCGATTGAACTGGAGGGCACCTATCCGCTGCCTGAGGCGCAGTTGGATCGCTTCTTGTTTAATACCGTGCTCGACTATTTGAGTGCTGAGGATGAGCTGAAGGTGGTGAGCCTGACGACGAGCACGACGACGGCGCGCGCCTCGGCGATCACGACGGCGGAAGAGATGCTGAGTTTCCAGCAGTTGGTGCGCATGGTGCCGATTGCCGAAAGCGTGGCCCGTTATGCGGTGTCGCTGGTGCGGGCCTCGCGGCATAGCGATGCCTCCGCGCCGGACTTTGTGAAGAAGTATGTGAATTTTGGGGCGAGCGTACGCGGCATTCAGAATCTGGTGCTGGCCTCGAAGGCCCGCGCCTTGATGAAGGGCCGCTATCACGTCACTTATGAGGATGTGCAGAAGCTGGTGACGCCGATTCTGCGGCATCGCATTTTGCTGAACTTCCAGGCCGAGAGCGAGCGCCTGACAACCGATGCGCTGCTCACCAAACTGATCGACTTCGTTCCCGTTCCGAAAGAGTAGCCCTTGCAGCAGAATTTTCTCGATCCGCAAGTACTGGCCGCGATCTCGGGGCTCGACCTCGTCGCAAAGACGGTGGTGCAGGGCTTCGTGAACGGTCTGCATCGCTCCCCCGACTTTGGCTTCAGCCAGGAGTTTGCCGAGTACCGGATGTACACGCCGGGCGATGACCTGCGCAGTGTGGATTGGAATGTCTACGCCCGCACGGATCGTATCTATCTGAAGCGTTATCGCGGTGAGACGAATACGCGGATGACGGTGTTGCTCGACTTGTCGAAGTCGATGAGCTTTGGGGCCAAGCCGAACAAGCTGGACTACAGCCGATTTCTGGTTTCGAGCCTGCTCTATCTGGCGGTACAGCAGCGCGATGCGGCGGGTCTGATTCTGTTTGACGATGAGGTGCGGCAGTTCATTCCGCCGTCCTCGCGCGTGGGCCAACTGCAACGCCTGCTGCATGCTGTTGAGCATGCCGAGGTGGGACAGCATACCGATTTCTCAAAGCCCTTCCGGCACTTTCTTGAACTGATCCGCCAGCGGGGACTGGTGATTGTGGTCTCTGACTTTTATGCGAAGCCGGAAGAGGTGATCGAGACAATCTCGCCGCTGCGTTGGAAGAATAACGAAGTGGTGCTGTTCCACATTCTGGACCGGCAGGAACTGGAGCCGAGTCTGACCGGGCCGGCGACGATGATCGATATCGAAAGCGGTGAAGCGATTGAAGTGACGCCGGAATATGTGAAGACCGAGTACCGGGCGAAGATGGACGCGCACATTGAAGATTTGCGGAGCCGGGCGCAGGGCGCTGGGATGGATTACTTTCTGATGCCGACCGATAAGCCGCTCGACGCAGGCCTGCGCGAGTATCTGGCGGCGCGTCAGGGGAGGATGTAAGCGATGGGCCTGCTGTCTCCCTGGTGGTTGCTTGGTGGCGTGGTGGCGGCTGGTTTGCCGGTGTGGTTGCACCTGTTGCAACAGCACAAGCAGGACCCGATCCAGTTTGCTTCGACGATGCTGATGGAGCGCCGCACGGAATCGACCACCTACCAGCGGCGGCTGAAGTACAAGGCGCTGATGGCGCTGCGGCTTTTGCTCTTATTGCTGATCGCGCTTGCTTTTGCGCAGCCCTTTTTGAACAAGCCGCCGGCGATTCTGAATGCGGCGAATGTGCTGCATCTGATTGTGGTCGACAATTCGTTTTCGATGCGCGAGGGCGATCGTCTGAATGCAGCGCGCACCGCAGCGCTGGCCGCTTTACCGAGCGGCGGCGTGGCGCAGGTGTGGAGCCTGGGCAGCCATGTGAGTTTCTTGTCGCCGGTTACGAAGGACCGCAACGAACTGACTGGGGCCATCAATAGCGTTGGGCCGAGCGATGAGAAATCGAGCTTTGCGGAACTGGCGCGTGCGCTGCGCGATGCAGGGCGATCGAGTGGCCGCGCCTTGCAGGTGAGCTTTGTGACGGACGCGCAACGGACGGCGATGCCGCCTTCCTTCAGCGACTTGGTGCTCGAACCCGGCAATGAGCTGAAGGTGATCGATGTTGGACGCAAGATGCCGAACTATACGGTGGAGACAGTGAATGCGCCGCGTACGATTTCCGATTTGAGCAAGGCGAAGGTCAACGCGACGCTGACTGCTTTTAACGCGCCCGCAGCGAAGAAGACGGTGGTGCTGCGCATCAACGGGAAGCAGATTGCCTCGAAGACC is part of the Bryobacter aggregatus MPL3 genome and encodes:
- a CDS encoding glutamine amidotransferase, encoding MFESLFLYPSRLFSKGEFVFASGWSVWLLLLLCAGIAAGIAFVVLKRHGANLKGARWIVIAALQTFVLCLLLFLLWRPGLRVTALKPQQNVVAVVIDDSSSMKLPNEGSKQSATRIDTAKSLLNEGLLQKLRNRFQVRVYRAGANLERIQGLDAVSGGQSTTHLGTAMKQMMEESASLPIGAVVLLSDGSDNAGGMEADSLNEIRRRRIPIHTVGFGAERLTRDVEVIDLDTPQRALSDSRIGAAVSFRNYGYKGQKAKLMLSLDGKIVSSREVTLGDEGVPQTETLLFNAGLAGARSVEARIVKLADEENSNNNAQLRLVNVESLKPRILYIEGEPKWDFKFIRRALDGDRNVQLTTMLRTTQNKIYRQGVENAKELEQGFPDKEEELFKFSGLMIGGVEASYFTPKQQTMIKDFADRRGGGVMFVAGRGALNDGGYAASSIAEIIPVTLSDRKGTFHRDPATAELTQAGRDSLIVRIEEDAAKNVERWKTLPFMANYQETGTAKAGATVLIDALPTSKGRFPLLVTERYGRGRTAVFASSGTWRWQMSQDAKDMSHELFWQQLLRWLVSETPAQIAASPSKQVLLDEGNLEFRADIRDKAYHPVSAATVEARVLGPGGAASMIPLTPDATQPGIFTAKWDAPKAGSYVVEVLAKNGKEEMGRDVFTFVRQDGVAENFHAEQNKQLLEGLSRQTNGNYYTPATASTLPEDIAYSEAGVTTRETKDLWNMPAFFLALFGAKGAEWLLRRRWGAV
- a CDS encoding tetratricopeptide repeat protein, with the protein product MKVSLIGLLTMSALLAQAPMPKVKMLSAVKPTYDTSKAARCWDLRKQRKVVESTQCFVGLLAEKEAAIQAEGLWGTGKYEDALREFDLAREVHPQDAEVRIREGALFFERFNEPEAIKSVSEALEMDAANVRGLMLMAKILSKRFDTKAVELAQRAAAADPKLYQAHELLAQLALENSEPVKAAEEAQKALAINAKALNAMATLGTIELLQNRPTDQIEKVLAIDPSYGEAWYWVGHHFVLNRRYEEAIAYYKKAVALTPDLWVAREQLGINLMRTGKPEPARVELETAYNAGFTSTEVVNSLRLMDKYSKFISTKFEGGELRLDQKESAILQPYFEQEVRKARLSFEAKYKMHLDAPLEVEVYPNHEDFAVRTMGMPGLGATGVSFGPVVAMDSPSARKAGEYHWASTLWHELSHSYILVATKFLTPRWYTEGISVHEETMVSPEWGDPPDPGTLLALKEKKFLPIAELDRGFVRPKEPNQVQLSYFQAGQAIDWIVLTYGQDRLNAMTKGFSEHKTTVEVIAEQLKLKPEEFDEKLYAFMNERYGKAASKMKEIREAMAAASKALTAKDYDTAIAEGKKATDGYPVTAMLPVGYELLSKAYLAKKDKAKAREVLREYAKAAGRNPETLKQLAQLEEEGGDKAMAAAALQRLMYISPVGDEDLHRKLGEYYLDLQQPQRALPAFQAQLASKPVDPAGAYYNLARSYLALSRRPEAKEALFQSLELAPSFKPAQKLLLELESRSSNQ
- a CDS encoding AAA family ATPase; amino-acid sequence: MSTIPTETPIDTTDIKARVARFQSVQQSLVSEVHKVIVGQEEVLDQVQIALFVGGHCLITGLPGTAKTLLVRTLADILGLKFTRIQFTPDLMPSDITGTDIIEEDPATGRRTWNFVQGPIFGNVVLADEINRTPPKTQSALLEAMQERTVTVRGNHYKLPSPFFVLATQNPIELEGTYPLPEAQLDRFLFNTVLDYLSAEDELKVVSLTTSTTTARASAITTAEEMLSFQQLVRMVPIAESVARYAVSLVRASRHSDASAPDFVKKYVNFGASVRGIQNLVLASKARALMKGRYHVTYEDVQKLVTPILRHRILLNFQAESERLTTDALLTKLIDFVPVPKE
- a CDS encoding DUF58 domain-containing protein encodes the protein MQQNFLDPQVLAAISGLDLVAKTVVQGFVNGLHRSPDFGFSQEFAEYRMYTPGDDLRSVDWNVYARTDRIYLKRYRGETNTRMTVLLDLSKSMSFGAKPNKLDYSRFLVSSLLYLAVQQRDAAGLILFDDEVRQFIPPSSRVGQLQRLLHAVEHAEVGQHTDFSKPFRHFLELIRQRGLVIVVSDFYAKPEEVIETISPLRWKNNEVVLFHILDRQELEPSLTGPATMIDIESGEAIEVTPEYVKTEYRAKMDAHIEDLRSRAQGAGMDYFLMPTDKPLDAGLREYLAARQGRM